From the Solanum lycopersicum chromosome 10, SLM_r2.1 genome, one window contains:
- the LOC101248065 gene encoding auxin-responsive protein SAUR71-like, whose translation MGKEKISNCMVMLKHIMRKLKSTHLQLIPKYSNGDQFDVVEMETPRANNEVVPNDVKEGHFAILSVNPEEEPKRFIVELHCLTNPSFLKLLKQAENEYGFQQKGVLEVPCSAAELQEILGASVLHTENWIA comes from the coding sequence ATGGGGAAAGAAAAGATTAGCAATTGCATGGTCATGCTTAAGCATATCATGAGAAAGCTCAAGAGTACACATCTTCAATTAATTCCAAAATATTCCAATGGAGATCAATTTGATGTTGTTGAAATGGAAACTCCAAGAGCAAATAATGAAGTGGTACCAAATGATGTTAAAGAAGGACACTTTGCTATATTGTCAGTAAATCCAGAGGAAGAGCCAAAGAGGTTTATTGTGGAGCTACATTGTCTCACTAATCCATCATTCTTGAAATTACTAAAACAAGCTGAAAATGAATATGGATTCCAACAAAAGGGTGTTCTTGAAGTTCCTTGTAGCGCCGCGGAATTGCAAGAGATTTTGGGGGCCTCCGTGTTACACACTGAAAATTGGATTGCTTGA
- the LOC101247775 gene encoding auxin-induced protein X10A-like: protein MFIGTTNRKHIAKILKKILQLPRRSSFKFAFDDWEGETASLPLPKDVKEGHFVVHAIDDGKQRRFIVELSYLADPGFIRLLEQAEEEFGFEQGGVLAIPCRHSDLEKILENKNKNKK from the coding sequence ATGTTTATAGGTACAACAAATCGAAAGCATATCGCGAAGATACTAAAAAAGATCCTCCAATTACCAAGAAGATCTAGTTTCAAGTTTGCATTCGATGATTGGGAGGGTGAAACAGCCTCATTGCCTCTTCCAAAAGATGTGAAGGAAGGACATTTTGTGGTGCATGCAATTGATGATGGGAAACAAAGGAGGTTCATCGTTGAGTTGAGCTATTTGGCGGATCCAGGATTTATAAGGTTATTAGAGCAAGCTGAGGAAGAGTTTGGTTTCGAACAAGGAGGAGTTCTTGCTATCCCTTGTAGGCATAGTGACTTGGAAAAAATTCTTGAaaacaagaacaagaacaagaaaTGA